From the genome of Candidatus Roizmanbacteria bacterium, one region includes:
- a CDS encoding YifB family Mg chelatase-like AAA ATPase — protein MLAKILSGVTVGLEGVAIIVEVDVASRGFPHFTIVGLPAKSVDESKERVRTAIHNASFDMPDSRLTVNLAPADIPKDTSGLDLPIAVGILAACGYVDKNECENALFIGELSLEGMIRPVPGVISITQLAKRLRKKVIYASSESVDEALLIDDIIVYGVPTLSSLILHLNGNVHLQESVRSKNSTPITEYENDFSEIKGQHVAKRALEIASCGFHNIHLKGPPGAGKTLLSRAFVSILPELTKEEVLEITAIHSVAGLLHKHTLAQTRPFRSPHHTTSRIGLIGGGANPKPGEISLAHRGVLFLDEFSEFPRHVIEALRQPLEDGSVIISRASGSVEYPSRFILIATSNPCPCGYLGHPKRVCKCMPGAVMKYRKRLSGPIIDRIDLHIDVPPVTEDQLLEEANAERSETIRRRIDRARILQRRRFAGTKIYSNSEMRPSDIKKLCTISEEGTALLKQAIMKLSLSARTYFKVIKLSQTIADLEGSPTISTTHISEALQYRPRDE, from the coding sequence ATGTTAGCTAAAATATTATCCGGGGTGACGGTGGGGTTGGAGGGTGTCGCTATTATAGTTGAGGTTGATGTAGCTAGTCGTGGCTTTCCACACTTTACTATAGTTGGGCTACCTGCAAAGTCAGTAGATGAATCTAAGGAACGAGTGAGAACCGCGATTCACAACGCTTCATTTGATATGCCGGACTCACGACTTACCGTAAATCTTGCTCCAGCAGACATTCCAAAGGATACGTCGGGACTGGATTTACCAATTGCAGTTGGCATACTAGCGGCATGTGGGTACGTTGATAAGAATGAATGTGAAAATGCTCTATTCATCGGGGAACTCTCTCTTGAGGGAATGATCCGACCTGTCCCAGGAGTAATATCAATTACGCAGTTGGCAAAGCGGTTAAGGAAAAAGGTTATTTACGCCTCGTCAGAAAGCGTTGATGAAGCCTTATTAATCGATGACATTATAGTGTATGGAGTTCCAACTCTTTCTTCTCTTATCTTACATCTGAATGGAAATGTACATTTACAGGAGTCTGTAAGAAGTAAAAATTCAACTCCCATCACCGAGTATGAGAATGACTTCAGTGAAATTAAAGGACAGCACGTTGCAAAAAGAGCTCTTGAGATTGCGTCATGTGGTTTTCATAACATTCACCTAAAAGGGCCGCCAGGCGCTGGTAAGACCCTGCTGTCTAGAGCGTTCGTCTCAATTCTTCCAGAGCTTACAAAGGAGGAGGTCTTGGAAATTACGGCTATTCACTCGGTTGCCGGTCTACTTCATAAACACACACTCGCGCAGACAAGACCATTTCGTTCACCCCACCATACAACATCAAGAATAGGACTCATCGGAGGTGGAGCTAATCCGAAACCAGGGGAGATATCTTTGGCTCATCGTGGCGTTTTATTTCTTGATGAGTTTTCCGAGTTCCCCCGACATGTAATAGAGGCTCTTCGTCAACCGCTGGAGGACGGCAGCGTAATCATATCTCGAGCATCAGGCAGTGTGGAATATCCATCAAGATTTATTCTGATAGCGACCTCTAACCCCTGTCCTTGTGGATACTTAGGCCACCCGAAAAGAGTCTGTAAGTGCATGCCTGGCGCGGTCATGAAGTATAGAAAAAGATTATCCGGTCCAATTATTGACAGGATCGATCTACATATAGATGTACCTCCAGTAACTGAGGACCAACTTCTCGAAGAAGCGAATGCTGAGAGAAGTGAGACAATTCGGAGGAGGATTGATAGAGCTCGCATATTACAAAGAAGACGTTTTGCTGGTACAAAAATTTACTCAAATTCAGAGATGAGACCATCAGATATCAAAAAACTATGCACTATCTCTGAGGAGGGAACCGCGCTGCTCAAGCAAGCCATCATGAAACTCTCATTATCCGCAAGAACGTATTTCAAGGTGATTAAACTCAGTCAGACCATCGCAGACCTTGAAGGAAGTCCAACAATTTCGACTACGCACATATCAGAGGCGCTTCAATACAGACCACGAGATGAATAG
- a CDS encoding cytochrome c biogenesis protein DipZ, whose protein sequence is MVVLLIFAFLSGLVTIAAPCIWPLLPIILSSSAQSGHRKPLGITVGIMSSFAIFTLTISYIVSIIPLDLDLLRMFAVGIIAFFGFTLLIPQLNQIVEGVVSRLSGRLGGLTHREGTGFTSGFITGLALGLVWTPCAGPILATIATLAATQAVNFQIVLVTTVYVIGVGIPLFLFALLGNRVFAKSKALSKYTGRIQQVFGVVMILTAALILTNQDKVIQARLLDTFPQYSKFLVNLESNDVVKAQLNKLKGKKGGQSTIIEGKPMNSVNDILPKLGKAPEFVGIEKWLNLPADGNASVSIAQLKGKVVLIDFWTYTCINCIRTLPFVTSWHEKYKDQGFVVIGVHTPEFEFEKKTENVQNAIKQFGIKYPVAQDNDFSTWNAYSNHYWPAKYLIDVDGNVRYTHFGEGDYDITEENIRKLLAEAGKKVTEEKSQLEETTPKDVKTRETYLGSLRAEPNSYLQLSDDWKTMPEYAESKAGSTIDLQFHANKVFLVITSESYGSFEVNLDGKVVPVTLSGKDVKNGVVELDTARLYELIDLKGDSAQHQLRLRFKSPGIRAFAFTFG, encoded by the coding sequence ATGGTAGTTCTTTTAATATTCGCATTTTTATCTGGGCTTGTAACGATAGCGGCGCCTTGTATATGGCCCTTACTCCCTATTATTCTTTCATCCAGCGCACAAAGTGGTCACCGCAAACCTCTTGGTATTACCGTTGGAATAATGTCTAGTTTTGCGATTTTCACGCTTACTATTTCCTACATAGTATCAATTATTCCTTTAGACCTAGACTTACTGCGGATGTTTGCGGTAGGAATAATTGCATTTTTTGGTTTCACCTTACTCATACCTCAACTTAATCAAATAGTGGAGGGCGTAGTAAGTCGTCTAAGTGGAAGGCTGGGAGGGCTTACGCACAGGGAGGGGACAGGATTTACAAGCGGCTTTATAACTGGACTAGCTCTTGGGTTAGTGTGGACTCCATGCGCAGGGCCCATTCTTGCGACGATCGCAACACTCGCAGCTACTCAAGCAGTTAACTTTCAGATAGTGCTCGTTACTACAGTTTATGTAATTGGTGTGGGGATACCTCTATTCCTTTTTGCTTTATTGGGGAATCGTGTTTTTGCAAAAAGCAAAGCACTCTCAAAATACACAGGTCGAATTCAACAGGTTTTTGGGGTGGTAATGATTTTGACCGCGGCTTTGATTTTAACAAATCAGGATAAGGTAATTCAGGCAAGACTACTTGATACATTTCCACAATACTCTAAATTCCTAGTCAATTTAGAAAGTAACGATGTGGTCAAGGCGCAACTTAACAAATTGAAAGGAAAAAAAGGAGGTCAAAGCACGATTATTGAGGGCAAGCCAATGAACTCAGTCAACGATATTTTACCTAAATTAGGAAAAGCCCCTGAGTTTGTCGGCATAGAGAAATGGTTAAATCTTCCTGCTGACGGCAATGCTTCGGTTTCAATAGCTCAACTTAAAGGCAAGGTCGTTTTGATCGATTTCTGGACCTATACATGTATCAACTGCATTCGAACTTTACCGTTTGTAACGAGTTGGCATGAAAAGTACAAAGACCAAGGATTTGTTGTCATTGGGGTTCATACACCAGAGTTTGAGTTTGAGAAAAAGACAGAGAATGTTCAAAATGCAATTAAACAGTTTGGAATAAAATATCCAGTTGCGCAGGATAACGATTTTAGTACATGGAATGCTTACAGCAACCATTACTGGCCGGCAAAATATCTTATCGATGTTGATGGTAATGTTCGTTACACCCATTTTGGTGAGGGTGACTACGATATAACCGAGGAAAATATCAGAAAGTTATTAGCGGAGGCGGGAAAAAAAGTAACCGAAGAAAAGTCACAGCTTGAAGAAACCACTCCAAAAGATGTGAAAACTCGTGAGACATATTTGGGCTCTCTTCGAGCAGAGCCTAACTCATATCTTCAGCTGAGTGATGACTGGAAGACAATGCCAGAGTACGCAGAGTCAAAAGCTGGATCAACGATAGATCTTCAGTTCCATGCCAATAAAGTTTTTCTTGTCATAACTTCAGAGAGTTATGGATCGTTTGAGGTTAATCTCGATGGTAAGGTTGTGCCAGTAACGCTAAGCGGTAAAGATGTAAAAAACGGCGTCGTGGAGTTGGACACTGCCCGACTATATGAACTAATAGATCTAAAAGGTGATTCTGCTCAGCATCAACTCAGATTAAGGTTTAAATCCCCTGGCATTCGCGCCTTCGCCTTCACCTTTGGTTAA
- a CDS encoding redoxin domain-containing protein, translated as MNKFKKGNVQIVVVAMIILFLVVGGFFFWQLQSAGKEAMTKRENIESAETEAMEKKEVMAVSDNETVQKDGVMMAKILAKKNSTFSEFNLKDYEKALSEGKIVYLEFYANWCPICRAQETELIEGFNKLKRDDVAGFRVNFKDDQTDEDEKSLAEKFKIPYQHHKIVLKGGQVVINSADTWDVQTLVSELSNL; from the coding sequence ATGAATAAATTCAAAAAGGGTAATGTGCAGATTGTTGTGGTGGCGATGATAATACTATTTTTAGTAGTTGGAGGATTCTTTTTTTGGCAATTGCAGAGCGCCGGTAAGGAAGCAATGACCAAGAGAGAGAATATAGAATCTGCTGAAACCGAGGCGATGGAGAAAAAAGAAGTAATGGCAGTTAGCGATAATGAAACGGTACAAAAAGATGGGGTAATGATGGCAAAGATACTTGCTAAAAAAAATAGTACCTTCTCTGAATTTAACCTGAAGGATTATGAAAAAGCATTGAGTGAAGGCAAGATTGTTTACCTAGAATTTTATGCGAACTGGTGTCCAATCTGTAGAGCTCAGGAAACGGAACTTATCGAAGGCTTCAACAAGCTAAAGAGAGACGATGTCGCTGGGTTTAGAGTGAACTTTAAGGATGATCAGACCGATGAAGATGAAAAATCTCTCGCAGAAAAATTTAAGATTCCTTACCAACATCATAAGATTGTTCTGAAGGGTGGGCAGGTAGTAATTAACTCAGCCGATACTTGGGACGTGCAGACTCTAGTGTCGGAACTCTCGAATTTATAA
- a CDS encoding helix-turn-helix transcriptional regulator, with product MNGIITSNVHKLRKDNGVTQEHLAEAVGVTRQTVIAIEKGNYSPSLLLGFKIARYFKTNVEKAFTFKNV from the coding sequence ATGAACGGAATTATAACCAGCAATGTCCATAAACTACGCAAGGACAACGGAGTAACTCAAGAACATCTAGCTGAGGCAGTGGGAGTAACGAGGCAGACAGTAATTGCAATTGAAAAAGGCAACTATAGTCCCTCTTTGCTTTTGGGATTTAAGATAGCCAGATACTTTAAAACAAATGTTGAAAAAGCATTCACATTCAAAAATGTATAA
- the smpB gene encoding SsrA-binding protein SmpB produces the protein MKIVNRKLQRDYEILETLEVGVMLTGPEVKSIREEKINLDNSHVKILGNELFLVNADIYPYLLAPKTVQETKRSRKLLIHKKELLRLQTKMHGVSGLTIAPVSCYNKGALIKVAIALVRGRKDIEKRKLEKQRDMARNEKREVKEYLKN, from the coding sequence ATGAAAATTGTGAATCGAAAACTCCAACGCGACTATGAAATTTTAGAGACACTTGAGGTTGGCGTTATGCTTACAGGACCTGAGGTTAAGTCCATTCGTGAGGAAAAAATAAATCTTGACAACTCCCACGTCAAAATTCTTGGCAATGAGCTCTTTCTTGTGAACGCAGATATTTATCCTTACCTTCTGGCTCCAAAGACCGTGCAAGAAACAAAAAGGAGTCGTAAATTACTCATCCATAAAAAGGAATTATTACGCCTACAGACAAAGATGCATGGAGTGTCAGGGCTTACTATAGCGCCTGTTTCATGCTATAATAAGGGTGCGCTAATAAAGGTCGCAATAGCCCTCGTCCGAGGTCGAAAAGACATTGAAAAACGCAAATTAGAAAAGCAAAGAGACATGGCACGAAACGAAAAAAGAGAAGTAAAAGAGTACCTTAAGAACTAA
- a CDS encoding O-antigen ligase family protein: MKNRKSYLILLLGFLLPTQFGKHFFLSFSYLSGVRIDYLAPTIYVLDLVVVGLYLAYLNDYKRLLKNVWIQAFLLATAVGLFFAFSKEVALYRYIKTIELLVVFASLQQYKKNPLIFLYGLLASTVLQFFIAMSQFVQKASLDGIFYFLGERHLSLSTPGIAKTALDGIEFLRAYGTFSHPNSMAGFYLLLTAFLLFQSKKILPSAVHATFLLLNSLLIILSFSKVAIFGLLLLTIKYFVIHWKDYKNCIPCVISRLLAILIPLGIIASSVGDPLSGQKRVELMQNALNIISLHPFTGVGLGNYVIAQESLYPSFSGLIGQPVHNIFLLLTSEFGVLITSALIVATLSYLKKNKRNYQVTAVFFVLFLTGMFDHYWITLEQNWLLVASLVALL, translated from the coding sequence GTGAAGAATCGCAAAAGCTATCTTATTTTACTTCTTGGATTTTTACTTCCCACGCAATTTGGCAAACATTTTTTTCTCTCATTCTCATATTTGTCTGGTGTGCGAATTGATTACCTTGCACCTACGATCTATGTACTTGATCTTGTTGTGGTAGGTCTTTACCTAGCATATTTAAATGACTATAAAAGACTTCTAAAAAATGTGTGGATACAAGCATTTTTACTGGCTACGGCAGTTGGTCTTTTCTTTGCTTTCTCAAAAGAGGTTGCATTGTACAGATATATTAAGACAATTGAGCTCCTTGTGGTTTTTGCTTCACTGCAGCAGTATAAGAAAAATCCTCTTATATTTCTCTACGGGCTTCTCGCCTCAACGGTTCTCCAATTCTTTATAGCAATGTCGCAGTTTGTGCAAAAGGCCTCGCTTGACGGAATCTTTTATTTTCTCGGGGAACGCCATCTTTCGCTCTCAACACCTGGAATCGCAAAGACCGCACTTGACGGTATTGAGTTCTTACGGGCGTACGGAACATTTTCTCACCCCAATTCTATGGCCGGATTTTATTTATTACTTACCGCGTTTCTATTATTTCAGAGCAAAAAAATTCTTCCTTCCGCAGTGCATGCTACATTCCTACTTCTAAATTCATTACTCATAATTCTTTCGTTCTCAAAAGTAGCGATATTTGGTCTTTTACTACTCACTATAAAGTACTTTGTGATTCACTGGAAAGATTACAAAAACTGTATCCCCTGCGTAATATCTCGGCTATTGGCGATACTGATTCCTTTAGGAATTATCGCTAGTTCGGTTGGAGATCCATTATCTGGACAGAAAAGAGTAGAGCTCATGCAGAATGCCCTAAACATAATCTCACTGCATCCCTTCACCGGAGTTGGTCTTGGAAACTACGTGATCGCGCAGGAATCACTATATCCTTCTTTTTCTGGTCTGATTGGCCAACCCGTACATAATATCTTTCTCTTACTTACGAGTGAATTTGGAGTATTAATTACGAGCGCACTGATAGTTGCAACACTCAGCTACCTTAAAAAAAATAAGCGCAATTATCAGGTTACCGCTGTATTTTTTGTGTTATTTCTGACAGGAATGTTCGACCACTATTGGATAACTCTTGAGCAGAACTGGCTTCTTGTGGCATCGCTCGTTGCATTACTTTAG
- a CDS encoding HU family DNA-binding protein, protein MTKADLVAQVAKKAGLTSKAAKDAVNTVFSSISAAMKRGEKVVVTGFGTFVVRRRASRKGRNPQTGAEIQIPSTKTPGFTAGKSLKRMVK, encoded by the coding sequence ATGACAAAAGCAGATTTAGTAGCACAGGTTGCTAAAAAAGCAGGACTTACCTCAAAGGCAGCGAAGGATGCAGTAAACACTGTATTCTCATCAATTTCCGCAGCCATGAAAAGAGGTGAAAAAGTAGTTGTGACTGGATTCGGTACCTTTGTAGTACGACGACGCGCTTCTCGTAAGGGTCGTAACCCACAAACAGGTGCAGAAATTCAGATTCCATCAACCAAGACTCCAGGATTTACAGCAGGTAAGTCTCTTAAGAGAATGGTCAAATAA